The following coding sequences lie in one Euhalothece natronophila Z-M001 genomic window:
- a CDS encoding BCD family MFS transporter, translating to MATGNIKTSSVSDQSPDSPSLPTVNLLTMFRLGLFQLGLGMMSILTLAVLNRVMITELAIPATVTAGVIALHQFFAPARVWFGQLSDGKPLFGLHRSGYVWLGTIAFAITVFVAVQVVWQLGGTVRELGDWAWTGETIFLTALLGIIFIVYGLALSAGSTPFAALLVDVSEEENRSKIVSVTWSMLMLGIVIGGITGGVFLNVLQQEGLPWGANVGSLLLTNERVIENPIENLQGAVNRLFLIVPWVVVGLAFLATWGIEKKFSRYTSRSTVAEREDSVTLGKAFRVLTSSRQTGLFFVFLMVLTISLFMQEAVLEPYGGEVFDMPIAETTQLNAFWGVGTLIGFSTTGFLVVPRFGKKNTTRLGCVLTAITFLLIILAGFTEETILLKGAVFVFGWGAGLTTTGAISLMLDFTAAETAGTFIGAWGLSQALSRATATVAGGAVLDIGRGIFEAPVLAYALVFGLQAVGMISAIALLNQISLTEFRNSTQKATMMAMEGDIEG from the coding sequence ATGGCAACGGGTAATATTAAAACGTCTTCAGTATCCGATCAGTCTCCAGATTCCCCTTCTCTCCCAACAGTGAATTTACTAACAATGTTTCGGTTGGGGTTATTTCAGTTGGGACTAGGGATGATGTCGATTTTAACCTTAGCGGTGTTAAATCGCGTCATGATTACAGAATTAGCCATTCCCGCTACCGTGACGGCAGGAGTGATTGCGCTTCATCAGTTTTTTGCGCCTGCACGGGTTTGGTTTGGACAATTATCCGATGGAAAGCCTCTTTTTGGCTTACATCGCAGTGGCTATGTTTGGTTGGGAACGATTGCCTTTGCCATTACTGTATTTGTAGCAGTGCAAGTTGTCTGGCAACTAGGAGGAACGGTTCGTGAGTTAGGAGATTGGGCTTGGACAGGAGAAACCATCTTTTTAACTGCTCTTCTCGGGATTATTTTCATTGTTTATGGATTAGCCTTAAGTGCTGGCTCAACTCCTTTTGCTGCTTTATTGGTGGATGTGTCAGAAGAGGAAAATCGCTCTAAAATCGTTAGCGTTACTTGGTCAATGCTGATGTTAGGAATTGTCATTGGGGGGATTACAGGAGGTGTTTTCCTCAATGTGTTACAGCAAGAGGGACTTCCTTGGGGCGCGAATGTTGGTAGTTTATTATTGACAAACGAAAGAGTGATTGAAAACCCCATTGAAAATTTACAGGGGGCAGTTAATCGGCTCTTTTTAATTGTTCCTTGGGTGGTTGTGGGGTTAGCCTTTTTAGCCACTTGGGGCATTGAAAAGAAGTTCTCTCGTTATACAAGTCGTTCAACTGTTGCGGAACGGGAAGATAGTGTCACTTTAGGGAAAGCATTTCGGGTTCTTACTTCTAGTCGCCAAACAGGATTATTTTTTGTGTTTTTAATGGTACTCACCATTAGTTTGTTTATGCAGGAGGCGGTATTAGAACCCTATGGGGGAGAAGTTTTTGATATGCCCATTGCTGAAACCACTCAGTTAAATGCCTTTTGGGGAGTAGGAACTTTAATTGGTTTTAGTACCACTGGTTTTTTAGTGGTTCCTCGTTTCGGGAAAAAGAATACCACTCGTTTAGGCTGTGTTTTAACAGCAATAACCTTTCTCCTCATTATTCTTGCAGGCTTTACTGAAGAAACAATTTTATTAAAAGGAGCAGTCTTTGTCTTTGGTTGGGGGGCTGGTTTGACAACGACAGGGGCAATTAGTTTAATGTTAGATTTTACCGCAGCCGAAACCGCAGGCACATTTATTGGCGCTTGGGGACTATCACAGGCTCTTTCTCGGGCGACAGCAACGGTTGCAGGGGGAGCGGTGTTAGATATTGGTCGCGGTATTTTTGAAGCACCTGTTTTAGCTTATGCCTTAGTGTTTGGCTTACAAGCAGTGGGAATGATTAGCGCGATCGCGCTTTTAAATCAAATTAGCCTCACTGAGTTTCGTAATTCCACACAAAAGGCGACAATGATGGCAATGGAAGGAGATATTGAGGGATAA
- a CDS encoding inositol monophosphatase family protein has translation MEQFWSSVLAFSEEVTQQVGAILSQQFGKVQATNKPDGSLLTESDQWADEQIRSAIAQKFPDHGVLTEETVHIFPDTEWCWVIDPIDGTTNFTRGIPVWGISMGLLYQGEPVFGYVHFPILQQSFHGFWLENSGLEGENGAYCNGQPIHSSPDDLSTNHLFSLCVRSADILGQPFPCKTRIVGVCTYSFLLVGIGAALGAVEAIPKVWDLAAVWAIVQGAGGKFVSLTPTSPFPLQPGEDYGKKPLPTLVLSRSELASTFEPLVQSVAKSSNSPNLSY, from the coding sequence ATGGAACAGTTTTGGTCGTCAGTTTTAGCATTTAGTGAAGAAGTTACCCAGCAAGTGGGAGCAATTCTCAGTCAGCAATTTGGCAAAGTACAAGCCACGAATAAACCTGATGGTTCTTTATTGACAGAGTCGGATCAATGGGCAGATGAGCAAATCCGAAGCGCGATCGCGCAAAAGTTCCCTGATCATGGCGTTCTCACAGAAGAGACTGTTCATATTTTTCCCGATACAGAATGGTGTTGGGTGATTGATCCCATTGATGGAACAACCAATTTTACCCGTGGGATTCCCGTTTGGGGGATTTCCATGGGCTTACTATATCAAGGAGAGCCTGTTTTTGGGTATGTCCACTTTCCCATTCTCCAACAGTCTTTTCATGGCTTCTGGCTGGAAAATTCTGGGTTAGAAGGCGAAAACGGGGCTTATTGCAACGGACAGCCAATTCACAGTAGCCCAGATGATCTCTCTACCAATCATTTATTTAGTCTCTGCGTTCGCAGTGCTGATATTTTAGGGCAGCCTTTTCCCTGTAAAACTCGGATTGTGGGCGTTTGCACTTATAGCTTTTTACTGGTGGGAATTGGGGCAGCTTTAGGCGCAGTGGAAGCGATTCCCAAAGTTTGGGATTTAGCCGCAGTCTGGGCAATTGTCCAAGGCGCAGGGGGAAAATTTGTATCTCTGACTCCTACTTCCCCTTTCCCCTTACAGCCAGGTGAAGATTATGGCAAAAAGCCTTTACCCACCCTTGTTCTTAGTCGTTCTGAATTAGCTTCTACATTTGAACCATTAGTTCAATCGGTTGCGAAATCAAGCAATTCCCCCAACCTCTCTTACTAA
- a CDS encoding type II toxin-antitoxin system VapC family toxin codes for MASIHKTQTFLDTNVLVYSIDLSSENRDKHRAALETIRPNETEILCISPQILAEFYAVVTSSKSITNPISPQEAVSRIKRFSQMPNLRILPPPENLIDYWLPLLEETAVIGAEVFDRIHLATMLAYQIKRIYTFNKSDFNWYAKIQVIVPN; via the coding sequence ATGGCATCAATTCATAAAACACAGACATTTTTAGATACCAATGTTCTAGTTTATTCCATTGACTTAAGTTCAGAAAATCGGGATAAACATCGAGCAGCCTTAGAAACTATCCGACCGAATGAGACAGAAATTCTTTGTATTTCCCCACAAATCTTGGCAGAATTTTATGCTGTTGTAACCAGTTCAAAAAGTATTACGAATCCAATATCTCCCCAAGAAGCTGTCTCACGTATCAAACGGTTCTCCCAAATGCCTAACCTGAGAATCTTGCCACCACCAGAAAATTTAATTGACTATTGGCTCCCATTATTAGAAGAAACTGCAGTTATTGGCGCAGAAGTTTTTGATAGAATCCACTTGGCAACTATGTTAGCTTATCAAATTAAAAGAATTTATACCTTTAATAAAAGTGACTTTAATTGGTACGCTAAAATTCAAGTCATTGTTCCTAACTAA
- a CDS encoding bifunctional folylpolyglutamate synthase/dihydrofolate synthase, whose protein sequence is MKLDEFLASFQYFGVNLGLTRIQNLLAKLGNPEKQVPIIHVAGTNGKGSVCAYLSSVLTEAGYRVGRYTSPHLISWTERLSINEQPITETEFLKVLEKVKAVINGEETPTLFEVVTAAAWLYFAQNQVDVAVMEVGLGGRLDATNVKQEVIASVITPVSFEHWQALGNTLGKIATEKAGILKANCPAFIAPQESQAATVIQQRADSLNCPTTWVKPATGSESPNWAVYNNLEYPLPLFGEVQLTNSALAIATLQYLRQQGWNISSQAITEGMRKTRWLGRLQWVNWQGRSLLLDGAHNTAAAEGLRQYVDTLPQPVTWIMGILSTKDQKSILNLLLRPEDTLYTVPVPDHSTTPPEELCEMQQQVKNCFPCSSLEVALEKVSFLDPQPPTVILCGSLYLVGYFLSFYPISSK, encoded by the coding sequence ATGAAACTTGATGAATTTTTAGCCTCTTTTCAATACTTTGGCGTTAACTTAGGCTTAACTCGTATTCAGAATTTATTGGCTAAATTGGGCAATCCTGAAAAGCAAGTTCCTATCATTCATGTAGCGGGAACAAATGGGAAGGGATCAGTTTGTGCTTATCTTTCCTCTGTGTTAACTGAAGCGGGTTATCGCGTCGGACGTTACACCTCTCCTCATCTTATTAGCTGGACAGAACGCCTTAGTATTAATGAACAGCCTATTACAGAAACCGAATTTCTCAAGGTTTTAGAAAAAGTCAAAGCAGTCATAAATGGGGAAGAAACACCAACCCTGTTTGAAGTAGTGACAGCAGCGGCGTGGCTTTATTTTGCTCAAAATCAAGTAGATGTTGCGGTAATGGAAGTCGGCTTAGGGGGAAGACTGGATGCGACTAATGTTAAACAGGAGGTCATTGCTTCAGTCATTACTCCCGTTAGTTTCGAGCATTGGCAGGCTTTAGGAAATACTCTGGGCAAAATTGCCACCGAAAAAGCAGGGATTCTCAAAGCAAATTGTCCCGCTTTTATTGCCCCCCAAGAGTCACAAGCAGCAACAGTGATTCAACAACGGGCAGATTCCTTGAATTGTCCCACAACTTGGGTGAAACCTGCAACTGGGAGTGAAAGCCCCAACTGGGCAGTTTATAATAACCTTGAATATCCTTTGCCATTATTCGGAGAGGTGCAGTTAACCAATTCAGCACTTGCTATAGCAACTCTGCAATATTTACGACAACAGGGTTGGAATATTTCCTCACAAGCAATTACAGAAGGGATGAGGAAAACACGCTGGCTAGGACGATTACAATGGGTAAACTGGCAAGGACGCTCGTTACTTCTCGATGGGGCGCATAATACGGCAGCGGCAGAGGGGTTACGACAATATGTCGATACATTACCGCAACCCGTAACTTGGATTATGGGTATTTTATCCACGAAGGATCAAAAGAGTATCTTAAACCTGTTATTGCGTCCTGAAGATACCCTTTACACTGTTCCGGTTCCTGACCATAGTACAACGCCTCCTGAAGAGTTGTGTGAAATGCAGCAACAGGTTAAAAACTGTTTTCCTTGTTCGAGTTTAGAAGTTGCCTTAGAAAAGGTGTCTTTTCTTGATCCACAGCCGCCAACGGTCATTTTATGTGGTTCGTTATATTTAGTGGGCTATTTTTTAAGTTTTTATCCCATTTCTAGTAAGTGA
- the upp gene encoding uracil phosphoribosyltransferase, with the protein MSFQLRVYVPDHPLIKHWLAVARDKNTPNALFKTAMTELGRWLTYEASRHWLVTAETEVETPLAPCSATMINPQVNIGVVPILRAGLSLLDGAQTLLPLCSVYHVGLERNEETLNPSCYLNKLPEKFDPETRVLVLEPMLATGGSIMMVLEELTRRGVNPEFLRVVSVVAAPPALKQIGENYPQLRIYTAFVDEELNDRGYIVPGLGDAGDRAFGT; encoded by the coding sequence ATGAGCTTTCAACTGCGCGTTTATGTCCCTGACCATCCTCTGATTAAGCATTGGCTAGCGGTGGCGCGAGACAAAAATACTCCCAATGCTTTATTCAAAACAGCGATGACAGAGTTGGGACGTTGGTTAACCTACGAAGCCTCTCGACATTGGTTAGTTACGGCGGAAACTGAGGTGGAAACACCATTAGCCCCTTGTTCAGCGACCATGATTAATCCGCAAGTGAATATTGGGGTAGTTCCGATTTTACGTGCAGGCTTAAGTTTATTAGACGGCGCGCAAACATTACTCCCTCTGTGTTCAGTTTATCATGTGGGGTTAGAGCGTAATGAAGAGACATTAAACCCTAGTTGCTACTTAAATAAACTTCCTGAAAAATTTGATCCCGAAACCCGAGTTTTAGTCTTAGAACCCATGTTAGCCACCGGCGGTTCGATTATGATGGTATTAGAGGAGTTAACTCGTCGGGGGGTTAATCCAGAATTTTTACGGGTTGTTTCAGTGGTGGCTGCCCCACCTGCATTAAAGCAAATTGGTGAAAATTATCCGCAATTAAGAATTTATACAGCGTTTGTGGATGAAGAATTAAACGATCGCGGTTATATTGTTCCAGGTTTGGGCGATGCTGGAGATCGCGCATTTGGAACTTAA
- the iscB gene encoding RNA-guided endonuclease IscB — translation MSNYVFVIDQNQTPLKPVHPKRARQLLSFGKAAVFRLFPFTLILKQEVSEPNVHPLILKIDPGSQVTGFALVTEGGEVVWRMQLEHRGGIIKKRLEQRRALRRQRRSRLRYRKPRFLNRKRKEGWLPPSLMHRVQTTETWVKRLLKFCPIQEIWIERVKFDTQLMENPEISGQEYQQGTLQGYTVREYLLEKWYRKCTYCKKEGIPLQVEHIYPRSKGGSNRVSNLGLACEKCNQKKGNTLIEDFLKRKPTLLESVLKQAKTPLKDTSAVNATRKKIVEVISKHSSLKTATGAQTKMNRVRLGLPKEHCLDAACVGEVERLTILSDQPLMVTATGTGGRQKCQTNKFGYPIKHRPLRPIQGFQTGDIVKVDIPKGKNQGQWRGRLCPYSDGNCEIYPKGRKRLGTKLSNVSEVMHRKDGYKYRHQP, via the coding sequence ATGTCAAACTATGTGTTTGTAATTGACCAAAACCAAACACCACTAAAACCAGTCCATCCTAAAAGAGCGAGGCAATTGCTTTCTTTTGGTAAAGCTGCCGTCTTTCGACTGTTTCCTTTCACTCTCATCCTTAAACAAGAGGTGTCTGAGCCAAATGTCCACCCACTAATCCTGAAAATTGACCCAGGCTCTCAAGTAACAGGCTTCGCTTTAGTTACCGAGGGAGGAGAAGTAGTTTGGAGAATGCAACTAGAGCATCGTGGAGGGATAATCAAGAAACGTTTAGAACAAAGACGAGCCTTAAGAAGACAGCGACGTTCAAGACTTCGTTATCGAAAGCCTCGTTTCTTAAACCGTAAGCGCAAAGAAGGATGGCTACCCCCCTCGTTAATGCACAGAGTCCAAACCACTGAGACTTGGGTGAAACGCTTGCTCAAGTTCTGTCCGATTCAAGAAATCTGGATAGAGAGAGTTAAGTTTGATACCCAGTTGATGGAAAATCCTGAGATTAGTGGCCAGGAATATCAGCAAGGAACCTTGCAAGGCTATACTGTCCGAGAATACCTCCTCGAAAAGTGGTACAGAAAATGTACTTACTGTAAGAAAGAAGGTATCCCTCTCCAAGTAGAACACATCTATCCTCGGTCTAAAGGAGGAAGTAACCGAGTGAGCAACCTTGGTCTGGCTTGTGAGAAGTGTAATCAAAAGAAAGGCAATACACTCATTGAAGATTTCTTGAAAAGGAAACCAACTCTCCTTGAGAGTGTCCTTAAACAAGCGAAGACTCCTCTTAAAGACACATCAGCAGTTAACGCCACCCGTAAAAAGATTGTCGAGGTAATCTCAAAACATTCCTCACTCAAAACAGCGACAGGGGCGCAAACCAAGATGAATCGAGTCCGTTTAGGATTACCAAAAGAACATTGTTTAGACGCTGCTTGTGTGGGAGAGGTTGAGAGGTTAACCATTTTGTCCGATCAACCACTAATGGTGACAGCGACAGGGACAGGAGGGAGACAAAAATGCCAAACTAATAAGTTTGGGTATCCAATCAAGCATCGTCCTTTGAGACCAATTCAAGGCTTTCAAACAGGAGACATTGTTAAAGTTGATATCCCGAAAGGGAAAAATCAAGGTCAATGGAGAGGGCGTTTGTGTCCTTATTCGGATGGAAACTGTGAGATTTACCCGAAAGGTCGTAAAAGACTGGGAACTAAATTATCTAATGTTTCAGAAGTAATGCATCGTAAAGATGGCTATAAATATCGCCATCAGCCTTAG
- the crtH gene encoding carotenoid isomerase → MTTVSPKQSPTATTDHLYDAIIIGSGIGGLVTATQLAAKGANVLVLERYIIPGGSAGYFERQGYRFDVGASMIFGFGSQGTTNLLTRALEAVETSLETIPDPVQIHYHLPNNLEVKVHREYEKFIQELINQFPHEAEGIRKFYDECWQVFNCLNSMELLSLEEPRYLTRVFFQHPFACLGLVKYLPQNVGDIARRYISDPALLKFIDIECYCWSVVPAEKTPMINAGMVFSDRHYGGINYPKGGVGQIAQKLVEGLEKKGSKIEYKARVKEIIIENNKAVGVRLADGREYRGKRIISNATRWDTFEKLLSVQKPKKEQKWQQRYQKSPSFLSLHLGVKSEIVPENSDCHHILLEEWEKMEEPEGTIFLSIPTLLDPSLAPEGCHIFHAFTPHWIDDWQGLSPQDYEQKKEETAAKVIQRLEKIFPGLEEGLDYQEVGTPRTHRRFLGRDDGTYGPIPQKKLMGLLAMPFNQTAISGLYCVGDSTFPGQGLNAVAFSGFACAHRVAVDLGL, encoded by the coding sequence ATGACCACCGTTTCCCCTAAGCAGTCACCAACTGCAACCACCGACCACCTCTACGATGCAATTATCATTGGTTCAGGAATTGGAGGCTTAGTCACCGCCACCCAACTAGCGGCGAAAGGAGCAAATGTCCTTGTTTTAGAACGATACATTATTCCAGGAGGAAGTGCTGGTTATTTTGAACGTCAAGGCTATCGCTTTGATGTGGGGGCTTCCATGATTTTTGGCTTTGGTTCACAAGGCACAACGAACTTATTAACCCGCGCTTTAGAAGCAGTAGAAACCTCCCTTGAGACAATTCCTGATCCTGTTCAAATTCATTATCATCTTCCGAATAATTTAGAGGTTAAAGTCCATCGGGAGTACGAAAAATTTATTCAAGAACTGATTAATCAATTTCCCCATGAAGCAGAGGGCATTCGCAAATTTTATGATGAATGTTGGCAAGTTTTTAACTGTCTCAACTCCATGGAATTACTCTCTCTAGAAGAACCGAGATATTTAACGAGAGTATTCTTTCAACATCCCTTTGCTTGTCTGGGGTTAGTGAAATATTTACCGCAAAATGTTGGCGATATTGCCCGCCGTTATATTAGTGATCCTGCGTTACTAAAATTTATTGATATTGAATGTTATTGTTGGTCAGTTGTTCCCGCAGAAAAAACGCCGATGATTAATGCGGGAATGGTCTTTTCAGATCGACATTATGGGGGAATTAATTATCCAAAAGGAGGCGTGGGACAAATTGCCCAAAAGTTAGTCGAAGGCTTAGAGAAAAAAGGCAGTAAAATCGAATATAAAGCCAGAGTTAAAGAAATTATTATCGAAAATAATAAAGCGGTGGGAGTGCGTTTAGCTGATGGAAGAGAATATCGAGGAAAACGGATTATTTCTAATGCGACTCGGTGGGATACCTTTGAAAAACTCTTATCGGTTCAAAAGCCGAAAAAAGAACAGAAATGGCAACAACGTTATCAAAAATCTCCCAGTTTTCTAAGCCTTCATTTAGGAGTTAAGTCTGAAATTGTTCCTGAAAATAGCGATTGTCATCATATTCTTTTAGAAGAGTGGGAAAAAATGGAAGAACCAGAAGGGACAATTTTTCTCTCCATTCCCACTCTATTAGATCCTAGTTTAGCCCCAGAAGGTTGTCATATTTTCCATGCTTTTACACCCCATTGGATTGATGATTGGCAAGGATTATCACCGCAAGATTATGAACAGAAAAAAGAAGAAACAGCAGCGAAAGTGATTCAACGCCTAGAAAAAATCTTCCCGGGTTTAGAGGAAGGGTTAGACTATCAAGAAGTCGGAACCCCGCGCACTCATCGACGATTTTTAGGGCGTGATGATGGGACTTATGGGCCGATTCCCCAGAAAAAATTAATGGGATTATTAGCAATGCCTTTTAATCAAACGGCAATTTCAGGATTATATTGTGTGGGAGATAGTACGTTTCCCGGTCAAGGCTTAAATGCCGTTGCATTTTCTGGTTTTGCTTGCGCCCATCGCGTGGCGGTCGATCTAGGATTGTAA
- a CDS encoding helix-turn-helix transcriptional regulator, with protein sequence MQRQHYIMVIPPEFLKKFTKRVGVSDSELEVLLDTLEGEDLSAIAQKLGIQRNALQKRLGEVYKKFRIEGSGPGKFAKLQKILLEEYEKYIRQGNPDSTESNHFQWGDVPIVSTFCDRATELTQAQEFLIQERFPLVAVLGMAGMGKSVFTVRLVEQIASNYDYVIWRNLSLRSVPTLESLLTDLMRCFQSSQESDTPPVIADLIQQLQRDRCLVILDNFESLFQPQNFAGYYQSGYENYGELLKQITQTHHQSSLLLLSRETPLELMSLTGGTSTTPMITLKGLTRDGIEQLLSEKGLNCQDDTIFSQLLDHYSGHPVAINELAITVQTLFAGNFNDLLQDNSIFVGEIMSHYFSQQLQRLSPLEKEVIEHLASESLTLKEIQNSFSENKDLSYLMAALNSLNRRCLLEKLTDNDITRFTIIPSLKKYISLQLQS encoded by the coding sequence ATGCAGCGCCAACATTACATTATGGTTATTCCACCAGAATTTTTGAAAAAGTTTACGAAACGGGTGGGGGTCTCTGATAGTGAGTTAGAAGTGCTACTCGATACCCTCGAAGGAGAAGACTTAAGCGCGATCGCGCAGAAATTAGGGATCCAACGTAATGCCCTGCAAAAGCGTCTCGGAGAAGTTTACAAGAAATTTCGCATTGAAGGATCAGGGCCAGGTAAATTTGCCAAGCTACAAAAAATTCTCCTAGAAGAGTATGAGAAATACATTCGCCAAGGAAATCCAGACTCAACCGAGTCTAATCACTTCCAATGGGGAGATGTACCAATTGTAAGCACCTTCTGCGATCGCGCGACAGAACTCACCCAAGCCCAAGAGTTTCTCATTCAAGAGAGATTCCCCTTAGTGGCTGTCTTAGGGATGGCGGGAATGGGAAAAAGTGTGTTTACCGTTCGCTTAGTGGAACAAATTGCAAGTAACTATGATTATGTAATTTGGCGTAACCTTTCCTTGCGTTCTGTTCCCACTTTAGAGAGTCTCCTCACTGATTTAATGAGATGTTTTCAATCATCGCAAGAATCAGATACACCGCCTGTCATTGCAGATTTGATCCAACAATTACAGCGCGATCGCTGTTTAGTGATTCTCGATAACTTTGAAAGCCTATTTCAGCCTCAAAACTTCGCTGGCTACTACCAATCAGGCTATGAAAACTATGGAGAACTTTTAAAACAAATCACTCAAACTCACCATCAAAGCAGTCTCTTACTTCTCAGCCGAGAAACCCCTCTCGAATTAATGTCTTTAACAGGGGGAACTTCCACTACACCCATGATTACTCTCAAAGGCTTAACCAGAGATGGCATTGAACAACTTCTCTCAGAAAAAGGATTGAATTGCCAAGATGATACCATCTTTTCTCAACTCTTAGACCATTACTCAGGTCATCCTGTCGCCATTAATGAACTTGCGATCACCGTTCAAACTTTATTTGCAGGAAACTTTAACGATTTACTGCAAGACAATAGCATATTTGTGGGGGAAATCATGTCTCATTACTTCTCCCAACAACTACAACGTTTATCTCCCTTAGAAAAAGAAGTCATAGAACATTTAGCCTCAGAAAGCTTAACCTTAAAAGAGATTCAAAATAGTTTTTCAGAAAACAAAGACTTATCTTATCTCATGGCAGCCCTAAATTCTTTAAATCGACGTTGCTTATTAGAAAAATTGACTGATAATGACATCACACGATTTACAATCATTCCCAGTCTGAAAAAATATATCAGCTTACAGTTACAATCCTAG
- a CDS encoding Uma2 family endonuclease: METVLNLDPIVNLTREKFYQLCLANPDVLMERSPKGELITMSPIGGEGGRQEANLIAQLWVWNEKNQLGVVFSSQTIFSLPNGGDRAPDVAWVEKQRWENLTQEAREGFPPLCPDFVIELRSRSDRLQPLREKMQEYLASGLQLGWLINPKDGQVEIYRSRSEQVQVQSMPAILLGEDILPGFELSLDLNQL, translated from the coding sequence ATGGAAACAGTATTAAATCTAGACCCAATTGTCAATCTCACCCGAGAAAAGTTTTATCAACTGTGTTTGGCTAATCCTGATGTTTTGATGGAGCGATCGCCAAAAGGGGAATTAATTACCATGTCGCCAATCGGAGGAGAAGGAGGTCGTCAGGAAGCCAATTTAATCGCTCAACTCTGGGTTTGGAACGAAAAAAACCAGTTAGGTGTTGTATTTAGCTCTCAGACGATATTTAGCTTGCCAAATGGAGGCGATCGCGCTCCTGATGTAGCTTGGGTGGAAAAACAACGCTGGGAAAACTTAACTCAGGAAGCAAGAGAAGGATTTCCGCCCCTTTGCCCAGACTTCGTGATCGAGTTGAGATCCCGCAGCGATCGCTTGCAACCCCTTCGAGAAAAAATGCAAGAATACTTAGCTTCTGGGCTACAGTTAGGGTGGTTAATCAATCCGAAAGACGGACAAGTTGAAATTTATCGATCGCGATCAGAACAAGTGCAGGTGCAATCAATGCCCGCTATTCTTTTAGGAGAAGATATCTTGCCAGGGTTTGAACTATCTTTAGACCTGAATCAACTTTGA
- a CDS encoding type II toxin-antitoxin system HicA family toxin, translated as MRRLIETGKETLTIPKHKQLDTGTCRAILKQASQYISLSELAEYFYE; from the coding sequence ATGCGTCGCTTGATTGAGACAGGTAAAGAGACTCTAACCATTCCTAAACATAAGCAGCTAGATACAGGAACTTGTCGAGCGATTCTCAAACAAGCAAGTCAATATATTTCGCTTTCAGAACTAGCTGAGTATTTTTATGAGTGA